Proteins from a genomic interval of Halomonas alkaliantarctica:
- a CDS encoding LysR family transcriptional regulator: protein MSRVTLSQWQMLAAVVDHGGFARAAEAVHKSPSTLNHAVHKLEEQLGVQVLEPIGRQVRLTEAGELLLRRARQLIESAASLEDVATRLAAGLEAEVVVAIDQVFPAAAQAKALERFSETYPQVRVQLHESVLNGGIEMLYDGRADLVVSGIEAQGFLGEPLVNVRFVAVAHPHHALHQLGRSLDLRDLAQHRQLVVRDSALRQSTNAGWLKAEQRWTVSHLNTSLDMLRRGLGFAWMPETRITEELNSGQLKPLPLPAGGIREVPIQMIFRDRDRAGPAAHAMAAALKQAVVSECALHDSTYSNERL, encoded by the coding sequence ATGTCCCGGGTAACACTTTCACAATGGCAAATGTTGGCTGCCGTGGTTGACCACGGTGGATTTGCGCGTGCGGCAGAAGCTGTACATAAAAGCCCTTCCACGCTAAATCATGCCGTGCATAAGTTAGAAGAGCAATTAGGCGTCCAGGTGCTAGAGCCTATTGGTCGACAAGTGCGGTTAACTGAAGCTGGCGAGCTGCTGCTTCGGCGCGCACGGCAGTTAATAGAGAGCGCGGCGTCACTTGAAGATGTCGCCACCCGGCTAGCTGCTGGTTTAGAAGCGGAAGTAGTGGTAGCGATCGATCAGGTGTTCCCTGCTGCAGCTCAAGCCAAAGCGTTAGAACGCTTCTCGGAAACGTATCCCCAGGTGCGCGTTCAGTTACACGAGAGTGTGCTCAATGGCGGCATTGAAATGCTCTACGATGGCCGCGCAGACTTGGTGGTTTCCGGCATTGAGGCACAGGGTTTCTTGGGCGAACCGTTGGTAAACGTGCGTTTTGTTGCGGTGGCACATCCCCATCATGCGCTGCATCAGTTGGGTCGCTCGTTGGATCTGCGCGATTTGGCCCAGCATCGTCAGTTGGTGGTGCGTGATTCAGCGCTGCGACAATCAACCAACGCTGGCTGGTTAAAAGCTGAGCAGCGCTGGACCGTCAGCCATCTTAATACCTCACTGGATATGCTAAGGCGAGGCCTGGGCTTTGCCTGGATGCCGGAGACACGTATTACAGAGGAGTTAAACAGCGGACAATTAAAGCCGCTGCCGCTCCCCGCGGGCGGTATTCGTGAAGTGCCGATTCAGATGATTTTTCGCGACCGGGATCGGGCAGGGCCTGCGGCCCACGCAATGGCCGCTGCACTGAAACAGGCCGTGGTAAGCGAATGTGCGCTGCATGATTCGACTTACTCGAATGAAAGGCTGTAA
- a CDS encoding gamma-glutamyl-gamma-aminobutyrate hydrolase family protein, producing the protein MTRPLIGITTSDQKSHLAWWFDWFAVWRHGGKPLRLSPSRPQPESLDGLIIGGGDDIQAHLYGGEVQLDVRLDPARDELELALLERFIPLHTPVLGICRGAQLINVHLGGTLDPDIYTTHEGIKRRRTVLPRKTVDIVGASKLHRLLGVTWCRVNSLHHQAVYQTGRGIEIVARDRDGLVQGIESREHDFLIGVQWHPEWLIFNRPQQRLIRALVAASQRHARKSVQNR; encoded by the coding sequence ATGACTCGGCCGCTTATCGGAATTACTACCTCTGACCAAAAAAGCCACCTGGCATGGTGGTTTGATTGGTTTGCCGTCTGGCGGCACGGCGGAAAACCGCTGCGGCTATCGCCTTCTCGGCCACAGCCGGAAAGTCTTGATGGTTTAATTATTGGCGGCGGCGACGATATTCAGGCCCACCTTTACGGTGGCGAAGTCCAGTTGGATGTACGACTTGACCCTGCACGGGATGAGCTGGAACTGGCCCTACTTGAACGTTTTATACCGCTGCATACACCGGTGCTGGGTATTTGCCGGGGGGCACAATTAATCAACGTACATCTTGGCGGCACTCTGGACCCGGATATCTACACCACCCATGAAGGGATAAAACGGCGCCGCACCGTACTACCGCGCAAAACCGTTGATATAGTAGGAGCAAGCAAGCTGCATCGCCTGCTAGGGGTCACCTGGTGCCGAGTTAATAGCCTGCATCACCAAGCTGTTTATCAGACGGGCAGAGGCATTGAAATCGTCGCCCGCGACAGGGATGGTTTGGTGCAGGGCATTGAATCGCGGGAGCACGACTTTTTGATTGGCGTGCAGTGGCACCCAGAGTGGCTAATTTTCAACCGCCCCCAGCAGCGCTTGATTCGCGCCCTGGTGGCGGCTTCACAACGTCACGCTAGAAAATCAGTTCAAAACCGCTAA
- a CDS encoding glutamine amidotransferase, translating to MACVLIVKTGDAFPEVVDQHGDFETLFIKQLSTALPAHLELQVWDAPRQPIAPDLDAVAGIVITGSHSMVSEAEPWSEALKPWLQEALANDTPMLGVCYGHQLMAAAFGGVSDYHPAGRESGTRTVRLTQAGQQDPLFSQLPASFAAHLTHAQSVMQAPLDCTVLAHNSHDAHQALRYGPRQWSVQFHPEFTAPVMRAYLERQRAALRDQGEEPDTLLANIADCQEASSLLRRFLAFV from the coding sequence ATGGCCTGTGTATTGATCGTTAAAACCGGCGACGCTTTTCCGGAAGTTGTCGACCAACACGGTGATTTTGAAACGCTATTTATAAAGCAACTTAGCACTGCCCTGCCAGCACATTTGGAGCTACAGGTATGGGATGCACCCCGCCAACCCATTGCCCCTGACCTTGATGCAGTGGCAGGCATTGTGATTACTGGCTCACACAGTATGGTCAGCGAAGCCGAACCCTGGAGCGAAGCGCTTAAACCGTGGCTGCAAGAGGCACTGGCTAACGACACGCCGATGCTTGGCGTTTGCTATGGCCACCAGTTAATGGCCGCCGCGTTTGGTGGCGTGAGCGACTACCATCCCGCGGGCCGTGAATCAGGCACACGCACCGTGCGGCTAACCCAAGCAGGTCAGCAAGACCCCCTGTTTAGCCAGCTGCCGGCGAGCTTTGCCGCTCACCTGACCCATGCCCAGTCGGTGATGCAAGCGCCTCTTGATTGCACGGTGTTAGCCCATAACAGCCACGACGCCCACCAGGCGCTGCGGTACGGGCCGCGCCAGTGGAGCGTACAGTTTCACCCCGAGTTTACGGCGCCAGTGATGCGTGCCTACCTTGAACGCCAACGCGCCGCTCTACGCGACCAGGGCGAAGAGCCCGACACCCTGCTGGCGAACATTGCTGACTGTCAAGAAGCCTCCAGCCTGCTGCGGCGCTTTTTGGCGTTTGTATAG
- a CDS encoding DEAD/DEAH box helicase — translation MTSTSVASPSFGDLALLPAVLSAVESQGYLVPSPIQAQTIPALLEGRDMLGQAQTGTGKTAAFALPLLSRLELTRREPQVLVMAPTRELAQQVAASFSKYGQNLKGLEVATLCGGQEYREQLGALKRGAQVVVGTPGRIIDHLDRGSLKLDGLSALVLDEADEMLRMGFIDDVKRVVADTPKDAQRVFFSATLPTEIERIVNRYLVNPVKVAIESGTTTGENIEQRIVRVDGGAKLEALSRILEVEPVDGAIVFVRTRAACTTLVEQLTARGVNAAGLSGDLDQSLRERTITRLKRGKVDVLIATDVAARGLDVSRITHVINYDLPQDAEAYTHRIGRTGRAGRSGIAITFAGFREGRKVGWMEQATGQKMTEMPLPDESAIRAHRDEVFHERVIASLTKGAEEQRALIERLIEEGHDPIELTCAFAAMARADEAPIGRLQAPRKEKPTRDGASGGKPGARRERTGAPTEGMTRYRVSVGHKDGVKPGQLVGALANEGGIEGARIGRIDIRNAFSVVELPSGLPSTILTKMARARVAGRPLEISEDSAPAERAPRRRRDEGDAPVRRRERA, via the coding sequence ATGACCTCGACTTCTGTCGCCTCGCCGAGCTTCGGCGATCTGGCTCTTTTGCCTGCCGTTCTGTCTGCTGTTGAATCACAGGGCTACCTAGTTCCCTCGCCGATTCAAGCGCAAACCATCCCTGCGCTGCTTGAAGGCCGCGATATGCTGGGCCAGGCCCAGACGGGTACCGGCAAAACTGCAGCGTTTGCATTACCGTTACTGTCACGTTTAGAACTGACTCGCCGCGAGCCGCAAGTGTTGGTGATGGCGCCAACCCGCGAATTGGCTCAGCAGGTAGCTGCCTCGTTTAGTAAGTATGGCCAAAACCTCAAAGGTCTCGAAGTGGCGACCCTATGTGGTGGCCAAGAGTACCGTGAACAGCTGGGCGCCCTTAAGCGTGGCGCGCAGGTGGTTGTTGGTACCCCAGGCCGGATTATCGACCACCTGGACCGCGGTAGCCTGAAGCTTGATGGCCTCTCCGCCTTAGTGCTGGACGAAGCTGATGAAATGCTGCGCATGGGCTTTATCGACGACGTAAAACGCGTGGTTGCCGATACCCCGAAAGATGCTCAGCGTGTGTTCTTCTCGGCGACACTGCCGACGGAAATTGAGCGCATCGTTAACCGTTACTTGGTTAACCCTGTGAAAGTTGCGATTGAGTCGGGCACCACGACCGGCGAAAACATCGAACAGCGCATTGTCCGCGTTGACGGTGGCGCTAAGCTTGAAGCGCTTTCGCGCATTCTTGAAGTCGAGCCGGTTGATGGGGCCATCGTCTTTGTGCGTACCCGTGCAGCTTGTACCACGCTCGTTGAGCAGTTGACTGCTCGTGGCGTTAACGCCGCTGGCCTATCGGGTGATCTTGATCAGAGCCTGCGTGAGCGCACTATTACACGCTTGAAGCGCGGCAAAGTCGACGTGCTGATCGCTACCGATGTAGCTGCCCGTGGTCTTGACGTGTCGCGCATCACTCACGTTATCAACTACGATCTGCCTCAGGATGCAGAAGCTTACACGCACCGTATCGGTCGTACCGGTCGTGCGGGTCGTAGCGGTATCGCGATTACCTTCGCCGGTTTCCGTGAAGGCCGCAAAGTCGGCTGGATGGAGCAGGCGACTGGTCAGAAAATGACCGAAATGCCACTGCCTGACGAAAGTGCTATTCGCGCCCACCGCGATGAAGTCTTCCATGAGCGTGTTATCGCCTCCTTAACCAAAGGCGCAGAAGAGCAGCGTGCTTTGATTGAGCGCCTGATCGAAGAAGGCCATGATCCGATCGAGCTGACCTGTGCGTTTGCCGCGATGGCCCGCGCTGACGAAGCGCCGATCGGTCGCCTACAAGCGCCGCGCAAAGAGAAGCCCACGCGCGATGGCGCCTCTGGCGGTAAGCCGGGTGCTCGTCGCGAACGCACTGGCGCGCCGACTGAAGGCATGACGCGCTACCGCGTATCGGTTGGTCATAAAGATGGCGTCAAGCCTGGCCAACTAGTCGGTGCTCTCGCTAACGAAGGCGGCATTGAAGGCGCGCGTATCGGTCGTATCGATATTCGCAACGCTTTCTCTGTGGTCGAATTGCCGAGCGGCTTGCCCTCGACGATTCTGACCAAGATGGCCCGTGCTCGTGTAGCCGGTCGCCCGCTGGAAATCAGCGAAGACAGCGCACCGGCAGAGCGCGCTCCGCGCCGTCGTCGTGACGAAGGCGATGCGCCGGTTCGTCGTCGCGAACGCGCCTAA
- a CDS encoding glutathione S-transferase family protein, producing the protein MGLLVNGEWQDQWYDTKKHGGEFVRESAQLRDWVGDQPETDGDCYPAEKERYHLYVSLACPWAHRTLIMRKLKGLEPLIGTSHVSPLMLDQGWTYRQEEGASGDPINGVDFHHQLYTMTDPNYTGRVTVPVLWDKQRSAIINNESADLLRMFNHAFDELTGNDLDFYPEDLRGVIDDVNADVYDHINNGVYKSGFATEQAVYEKHVKALFDALERMEARLAEHRYLAGEWLTEADIRLFTTLIRFDAVYYGHFKCNFKRIEDYPNLANYVREIYQWPGVAETVNMDHIKRHYYYSHDTINPTRIVPAGPLLEFDQPHDRERLTGKGVRCK; encoded by the coding sequence GTGGGACTACTTGTAAACGGCGAATGGCAAGATCAGTGGTATGACACCAAAAAACACGGCGGTGAGTTTGTCCGTGAATCCGCTCAGTTACGCGACTGGGTGGGTGACCAGCCAGAAACAGACGGTGACTGCTACCCAGCGGAAAAAGAGCGTTACCATTTATATGTCTCCCTCGCCTGCCCCTGGGCGCATCGCACGCTGATTATGCGCAAACTGAAAGGGCTGGAGCCGTTGATCGGCACGTCCCATGTTAGCCCCTTAATGCTCGACCAAGGCTGGACGTACCGCCAGGAAGAAGGAGCCAGTGGCGACCCCATTAATGGCGTCGACTTTCATCACCAGCTGTATACCATGACCGACCCAAACTATACCGGTCGAGTGACCGTGCCTGTGTTATGGGACAAACAGCGCAGCGCCATCATTAATAATGAATCCGCGGATCTGCTGCGCATGTTTAACCATGCGTTTGATGAGTTGACCGGCAACGACTTGGATTTTTACCCAGAAGACCTGCGTGGCGTCATTGATGACGTAAACGCCGATGTTTACGACCATATCAATAACGGTGTTTATAAATCAGGCTTTGCCACCGAGCAGGCGGTCTATGAGAAGCACGTAAAGGCACTTTTTGACGCCCTAGAGCGCATGGAAGCGCGTTTGGCCGAACATCGTTACCTAGCCGGGGAGTGGTTAACCGAAGCAGATATTCGTCTGTTTACGACGCTGATTCGTTTTGATGCGGTTTACTACGGCCATTTCAAATGCAATTTTAAGCGAATTGAGGATTATCCTAACCTTGCCAATTACGTGAGGGAAATCTATCAGTGGCCAGGGGTGGCAGAGACCGTCAATATGGATCACATCAAACGCCACTACTATTATAGCCACGACACGATTAACCCTACGCGTATCGTGCCTGCCGGGCCGTTGCTCGAGTTTGATCAGCCTCATGACCGGGAGCGTTTAACGGGCAAAGGTGTGCGGTGTAAATAG
- a CDS encoding amidoligase family protein encodes MTLQAPPKRINSHGEIRQVGVEIEFAGLPPRDTAMIVRELFGGELNVVSPHRLLVEDTRWGEFGIELDTQYAHPDKSLVDDPHAEDSEWARHQHQRRVEFHQKTRELIGDMVTGLVPTEIVCPPIPWNELEDLDALFEALREHGAKGTDASLLYGFGLHLNPEVERFDVDYLLAMLRAYLLLAGWLRDEIKVDITREMLPHANPFHKAYALKVLDSRYKPDLDTLIDDYLHHNPTRNRELDLLPLFAYLRPDHPNELLHTQLTKPRPTFHYRLPNAQLSQPGWGSVTEWNRWVEVEKLAANSEVLLARCAEYIADHNRPMLIRIKEKLFRWLRRKR; translated from the coding sequence ATGACGCTACAAGCTCCACCTAAGCGCATAAACAGCCACGGGGAAATCCGGCAAGTTGGCGTCGAAATTGAATTCGCTGGCCTGCCGCCCCGAGACACAGCGATGATCGTACGTGAGCTGTTTGGCGGGGAGCTTAACGTGGTAAGCCCCCATCGGCTACTAGTAGAAGATACCCGTTGGGGTGAATTTGGTATCGAGCTCGACACCCAGTATGCACATCCCGACAAATCACTGGTCGACGACCCTCACGCTGAAGACAGCGAATGGGCGCGCCATCAGCACCAGCGGCGGGTCGAGTTTCATCAAAAAACCCGCGAATTGATTGGTGATATGGTCACCGGCCTGGTGCCTACTGAAATCGTTTGCCCTCCGATACCTTGGAATGAACTGGAAGATTTAGACGCGCTGTTCGAGGCTCTGCGTGAACACGGCGCCAAGGGCACCGATGCCAGCCTGCTGTATGGGTTTGGTTTACACCTAAACCCTGAAGTGGAGCGTTTCGACGTTGACTACTTACTCGCTATGCTGCGCGCTTACCTACTGCTGGCTGGCTGGTTGCGTGACGAAATCAAAGTCGATATTACCCGCGAGATGCTGCCCCATGCCAATCCATTTCACAAAGCCTACGCGCTAAAAGTACTGGATAGCCGCTATAAGCCTGACCTTGACACGCTAATTGACGACTACCTGCACCACAACCCGACGCGCAACCGCGAGCTGGATTTGCTACCGTTATTTGCCTACCTGCGCCCCGACCACCCCAATGAATTGCTGCATACCCAACTTACCAAGCCGCGCCCTACCTTTCACTATCGCCTACCTAACGCCCAGCTTTCGCAGCCAGGGTGGGGCTCTGTGACCGAGTGGAATCGCTGGGTGGAAGTTGAGAAACTTGCCGCCAATTCTGAGGTTTTGCTCGCTCGTTGCGCTGAGTATATCGCCGACCATAACCGACCGATGCTGATCCGCATAAAAGAGAAACTGTTTCGTTGGCTTCGTCGTAAGCGCTAG
- the tpx gene encoding thiol peroxidase, protein MQQITRAGEPLDVAGTLPAKGQAAPAMTLTNTDLQDVTLDTYAGKRKVLNIIPSVDTPTCAMSTRRFNELASNLADTVVLVVSADLPFAAKRFCGAEGLDNVETLSTFRHPEFREAWGVALCNNPMEGLCARAVVVLDADNRVLHSELVSELKNEPDYEAALAVLN, encoded by the coding sequence ATGCAACAGATTACCCGTGCAGGCGAACCGCTGGATGTGGCTGGTACACTGCCTGCAAAAGGGCAGGCGGCACCTGCGATGACGCTGACCAACACCGATCTGCAAGACGTAACGCTTGATACGTATGCAGGCAAGCGTAAAGTGCTCAATATCATTCCCAGTGTGGATACACCCACCTGCGCTATGTCTACGCGTCGCTTTAACGAGCTGGCGTCTAACCTTGCGGACACCGTGGTATTGGTCGTTTCAGCGGATTTACCCTTTGCGGCAAAACGCTTTTGTGGCGCGGAAGGACTGGATAACGTCGAAACGCTATCTACTTTCCGTCATCCCGAGTTTCGCGAAGCCTGGGGCGTGGCGCTGTGCAACAACCCAATGGAAGGCCTATGCGCCCGTGCCGTAGTGGTACTGGATGCCGATAACCGCGTGCTGCATAGCGAGCTGGTAAGCGAGCTGAAAAACGAGCCTGATTACGAGGCTGCCTTAGCGGTTTTGAACTGA
- a CDS encoding PRC-barrel domain-containing protein — protein sequence MRKTILTTAIGTALLGSFAMGAHASNEPQGMYSADDILDAEVYFAGGSGEEIGDVDDILFDEEMRITAIVIESGSVLGLGGREIVVDTDYFTLETETEADGDTEHRIMVEASQEEVEAFPAYNNEWWEQTKANARDAWETTQEGAESAWQRTREALDIDDNG from the coding sequence ATGCGTAAGACAATCCTGACAACCGCGATCGGTACTGCCCTACTGGGAAGTTTTGCTATGGGTGCACATGCGTCCAACGAGCCTCAGGGCATGTATTCTGCCGATGATATTCTCGATGCAGAAGTCTATTTTGCCGGTGGTTCCGGTGAAGAGATTGGCGATGTTGACGACATCCTGTTTGATGAAGAGATGCGTATTACCGCGATTGTGATCGAAAGTGGTTCAGTACTTGGCTTAGGCGGTCGCGAGATCGTTGTTGATACCGATTACTTCACCCTCGAAACCGAAACGGAAGCCGATGGTGACACAGAACATCGCATAATGGTCGAAGCCAGCCAGGAAGAAGTAGAAGCCTTCCCTGCTTATAATAACGAGTGGTGGGAGCAGACCAAAGCTAACGCTCGCGATGCCTGGGAAACGACCCAAGAAGGGGCTGAAAGCGCTTGGCAGCGTACCCGTGAAGCGTTAGATATCGATGATAATGGTTAA
- the nfi gene encoding deoxyribonuclease V (cleaves DNA at apurinic or apyrimidinic sites) has protein sequence MTVPLHEWNLAPREARILQSRMAKRLELTDRLAPIMHIAGVDIGFEEGGEITRAAVVVLKWDPATAPDFRVVEQVVHREPTRMPYIPGLLSFREIPAALGAFEKLSVIPELVMVDGQGIAHPRRLGVAAHLGLWLDLPTIGIAKSRLYGQHEEVGEQRGDWVPLYAGQETIGAVLRSRTKVKPVYVSPGHRITLETSLTWVLRCLGRTKLPEPTRLADRLASRRDQLR, from the coding sequence ATGACCGTACCGCTACACGAATGGAATTTGGCTCCGCGAGAGGCGAGGATACTGCAGTCGCGGATGGCAAAGCGCTTAGAGCTTACTGATCGTCTAGCGCCGATAATGCATATCGCCGGGGTGGATATTGGCTTCGAAGAGGGCGGTGAAATAACCCGGGCAGCGGTGGTGGTATTGAAATGGGATCCTGCCACCGCACCCGATTTCAGGGTGGTAGAGCAGGTGGTTCATCGTGAGCCCACCCGCATGCCGTATATTCCCGGGTTGCTTTCGTTTCGAGAAATTCCCGCTGCGCTGGGGGCATTTGAAAAACTCAGCGTGATACCTGAGCTGGTGATGGTCGATGGCCAGGGGATTGCACACCCGCGCCGATTAGGCGTGGCGGCTCACTTAGGATTATGGCTGGATTTGCCCACCATCGGTATTGCCAAGTCACGCCTATATGGCCAGCACGAGGAGGTGGGCGAGCAGCGTGGCGACTGGGTGCCGCTCTACGCAGGGCAGGAAACCATAGGTGCCGTTTTGCGCTCCCGCACCAAGGTCAAACCCGTGTACGTATCACCTGGGCACCGAATCACTTTAGAAACTTCGCTGACCTGGGTGTTGCGCTGCTTAGGGCGTACCAAACTGCCTGAGCCTACACGGCTGGCGGATCGATTGGCTTCGCGGCGCGATCAGCTGAGGTAG
- a CDS encoding peptidoglycan DD-metalloendopeptidase family protein: protein MLRILHSLPRTHKLLLLPVATMVTVLGTQKLLTTYQDLNQSHTPLESVLVPLPSDSTPGVPSLRQERTPVADAIDRASRALDATRENIPLSELTVTEIIDLDVIGSAEAGTANQPVLSSDVTVLNAASLDAPTLNTPALGSNSLDDGALHIAIVLGTLASGMLDADNTSSVEIADATSYEDYGVDLFGDISFLELELAAEEPFVPEWKTHIVESGETFAVLAQNDLGLGYSEVMTLLEDLPDQRMLTNWRAGHSFDYQLDEDGRLLSLRMMKNTRDGIMVEKDADHFAITTIERQGEPVQRLYAGSVSGSFARSAQSTGLDSGSVTELTKLLEKKLDFRRDSRRGDRFQVLVESDMIDGETLDSRVLAVHYDGERMDLTVVRNASDDNFYTPEGGSLDPAFSRHPFDGSYRLSSNFNPRRKHPVTGRVSPHNGTDFAMPIGTPVTAPANGVVERVSNHHAAGRYIVVRHDNGYRTRYLHLSRQLVKQGQRVTMGERIALSGNTGRSTGPHLHYEVIVNNSPVNAMTVPLPENTSLSGDTLIAFQTQAAPMLAAMESGETGPVSVANYQRESDE from the coding sequence ATGTTGCGAATCCTTCATTCGCTGCCCCGCACGCATAAATTATTACTTTTACCCGTGGCCACAATGGTCACTGTGCTGGGCACACAAAAATTACTGACGACATATCAAGATTTAAATCAATCACATACACCACTCGAAAGCGTGCTGGTACCGCTTCCGAGTGACTCTACTCCGGGCGTTCCTTCCCTGCGTCAAGAACGAACACCCGTCGCAGATGCGATCGACCGCGCCTCACGCGCCCTCGACGCCACCCGCGAGAATATCCCCCTCAGTGAGCTCACAGTAACCGAGATCATTGATCTTGACGTCATTGGCAGTGCAGAAGCCGGCACGGCGAATCAACCAGTCCTAAGTAGTGATGTCACTGTGTTGAATGCCGCATCACTCGATGCACCAACGTTGAATACTCCAGCGCTGGGCAGCAACTCCCTTGACGATGGCGCACTACATATTGCGATTGTGCTGGGCACGCTAGCCAGTGGCATGCTGGATGCAGATAACACTTCTTCTGTTGAAATAGCTGACGCTACCTCTTACGAGGATTACGGCGTTGATCTATTTGGCGACATATCGTTCCTGGAGTTAGAGCTGGCGGCAGAAGAGCCGTTCGTGCCTGAATGGAAAACACACATTGTTGAATCTGGCGAAACTTTCGCCGTACTGGCACAGAATGATCTAGGTCTTGGCTATAGTGAAGTGATGACCCTGCTTGAAGATTTACCCGATCAGCGCATGCTAACGAATTGGCGCGCAGGTCACAGCTTTGATTATCAGTTGGATGAAGATGGGCGTTTGTTATCACTGCGGATGATGAAGAATACCCGCGATGGCATAATGGTAGAGAAAGATGCAGACCATTTCGCCATCACTACTATTGAACGTCAGGGCGAACCTGTTCAGCGCCTCTATGCAGGTAGCGTCAGCGGTAGTTTTGCTCGTTCCGCACAGTCGACAGGCTTGGACAGCGGCTCAGTAACCGAACTGACGAAGCTACTTGAAAAGAAGCTTGATTTTCGGCGCGACAGTCGCCGCGGTGACCGCTTCCAGGTGCTGGTTGAGTCAGACATGATCGATGGGGAAACGCTTGATTCTCGCGTATTAGCGGTTCACTACGACGGCGAACGCATGGACTTAACCGTTGTGCGTAATGCCAGCGACGATAATTTCTACACGCCTGAGGGCGGCAGCTTAGACCCCGCTTTTTCCCGCCACCCGTTTGATGGCAGCTACCGCCTAAGCTCCAACTTTAACCCACGGCGTAAGCACCCAGTCACTGGCCGTGTTAGCCCGCATAATGGTACCGACTTTGCCATGCCCATTGGCACGCCGGTCACGGCTCCCGCCAATGGTGTTGTCGAGCGCGTGAGCAACCATCACGCAGCAGGACGCTATATTGTCGTACGTCACGACAATGGCTACCGCACTCGCTACCTGCACCTCTCCCGCCAGCTGGTTAAACAAGGTCAACGGGTAACGATGGGTGAGCGTATTGCACTATCAGGCAATACCGGCCGTAGCACCGGCCCTCACCTGCACTATGAAGTCATCGTCAACAACTCGCCGGTTAATGCGATGACCGTTCCCCTGCCTGAAAACACTAGCTTGAGCGGCGACACGCTGATTGCGTTCCAGACCCAGGCAGCGCCTATGTTAGCGGCGATGGAAAGCGGCGAAACAGGGCCGGTTAGCGTGGCGAACTACCAACGGGAAAGCGACGAATAA
- a CDS encoding CsbD family protein has protein sequence MNWDQIEGKWKEMKGKARSSWGELTDDELDQIGGKKDQLVGKLQQKYGLEREEAERQADDWADKQ, from the coding sequence ATGAACTGGGATCAAATTGAAGGCAAATGGAAAGAGATGAAGGGTAAAGCCCGTTCTAGCTGGGGCGAGCTGACTGACGACGAACTGGATCAGATCGGCGGTAAGAAAGATCAACTGGTGGGCAAGCTTCAGCAGAAGTACGGTCTTGAGCGCGAAGAAGCAGAGCGCCAAGCAGACGACTGGGCTGATAAACAGTAA